The Congregibacter litoralis KT71 genome contains a region encoding:
- a CDS encoding TIGR03013 family XrtA/PEP-CTERM system glycosyltransferase encodes MTGLVGTVRIFNHHINVGYYWLALIDLMLFGAAIYAGAALYFIGLPGGFSSQINNLPLQAVIFAVVTTLAMFSMGLYEPKLREGVNGILLRTAGAFGLMTVAMSLIFYVMPDLHIWRGNFALAAAIALVAALINRLLWTRFIDLEQFKRRVLVLGTGPTAATISQKMRRKADRRGFRIVGFVRQVGEESVVEGEPTLALDCPISEYVRRNDIEEVVVALEDRRDNMPKEDLLRCRGMGVRVLDIVDFFEQEAGKVLIRQAHSSWFTFGAGFQRADAGNIAKRLFDVTMSFLLLMIAWPFMLLTVFAIWLEDGFGAPILYKQKRVGLNGRIYEVIKFRSMTVNAEGDGKARWATSNDARVTRVGKCIRKTRIDELPQIINVMAGDMAFVGPRPERPEFVRELNETVPFYEKRHCVKPGITGWAQMNYPYGASLEDTFNKLEFDLYYVKNRSLFLDFLVLLQTAEVILFGKGAR; translated from the coding sequence ATGACCGGCTTAGTTGGCACAGTAAGAATCTTCAACCACCATATCAACGTTGGCTACTACTGGCTGGCGCTCATCGATCTCATGCTCTTTGGCGCGGCCATTTACGCCGGCGCAGCTCTCTACTTCATCGGCCTTCCCGGTGGCTTTAGCAGTCAGATCAACAACTTACCGCTACAGGCGGTGATTTTTGCGGTGGTTACCACCCTGGCGATGTTCTCCATGGGCCTGTATGAGCCCAAGCTGCGCGAGGGGGTTAACGGCATACTGTTGCGCACCGCCGGCGCTTTCGGCCTCATGACCGTCGCCATGTCACTTATTTTCTACGTGATGCCCGACCTGCACATCTGGCGCGGCAACTTTGCCCTCGCAGCGGCCATCGCCCTGGTCGCAGCCTTGATCAACCGTCTCTTATGGACGCGCTTCATTGATCTTGAGCAGTTCAAGCGTCGCGTGCTCGTCCTGGGTACAGGTCCCACTGCAGCCACTATCAGTCAGAAGATGCGCCGCAAGGCCGATCGCCGCGGCTTTCGCATCGTAGGCTTCGTGCGCCAGGTAGGCGAGGAGTCCGTGGTCGAGGGCGAGCCAACCCTGGCTCTGGACTGCCCCATCTCCGAATACGTACGACGCAATGACATTGAAGAAGTGGTCGTTGCCCTGGAAGACCGTCGTGACAATATGCCCAAGGAAGATCTCCTTCGCTGTCGCGGCATGGGCGTTCGCGTCCTGGACATCGTTGACTTCTTTGAACAGGAGGCCGGCAAAGTGCTCATCCGCCAGGCCCACAGCAGCTGGTTTACCTTTGGCGCCGGCTTTCAGCGAGCCGATGCGGGCAACATCGCCAAGCGCCTCTTTGATGTCACCATGAGCTTTTTGCTGCTAATGATCGCCTGGCCTTTTATGCTGCTTACGGTCTTCGCCATCTGGCTCGAAGACGGCTTTGGGGCTCCGATCCTGTACAAGCAGAAGCGCGTGGGTCTTAACGGCCGCATCTATGAAGTCATCAAGTTTCGCAGCATGACCGTTAACGCTGAGGGCGACGGCAAGGCGCGCTGGGCCACCAGCAATGACGCCCGGGTTACCCGCGTCGGCAAGTGCATCCGCAAGACCCGTATCGACGAGCTGCCCCAGATCATCAACGTGATGGCCGGTGACATGGCCTTTGTAGGCCCCCGCCCCGAACGTCCCGAGTTTGTTCGCGAACTCAATGAGACGGTGCCCTTTTATGAGAAGCGCCACTGCGTGAAGCCAGGCATCACCGGTTGGGCCCAGATGAACTACCCCTATGGTGCCTCCCTGGAAGACACCTTTAACAAGCTGGAGTTTGACCTCTACTACGTGAAGAACCGCAGCCTGTTTCTGGACTTTCTGGTCCTCCTGCAAACCGCCGAGGTGATTCTCTTCGGAAAGGGCGCACGATAG
- a CDS encoding TonB-dependent hemoglobin/transferrin/lactoferrin family receptor: protein MLSTGTFSHDTSHATVHSRLKANNPATHLLPRCIAVAVALASSAAALATDSGEATAKEDREAGLEVVTVTATRLDSNLDDVARSIATLNRMDIESFQAQSVAQTLLYEPNISVAGGPRAANQALNIRGLTGNKVLQTVDGARQSFESGHRPGYFLDPELLASVEAVRGPVSSLWGSGALGGVVAQRTLRADDFLAEEQSMGGFLKSGYNSNNSQQTTTAALLGRQGGSDWLLSGYVRDSDDVTLGNGERLEGSAADTRGVLAKFRQSLGDNHSLELIYRGAEFDGAVPSNGTAPINASSNFLLQREQETHNGSLEYRYSHPSDMLDTQVLLYTNRVSMDERRLSDGRDDNTELNTVGINLSTRATIGGAELLFGIDAYEESFDARRSGLNRPEPPQADTEVWSAYSMAQVPLGQSWRLDLGVRYDDFQTRADNLNSERSDDALSPSAALRFSPSDSLSITLRHDRAFRAPSAEELYSSGTHFCMGPGFCNSFTPNPDLDAETAANTELLATLELPGFRSGHRLNLSASVFENKVDDFIEQIVRGPSFMGRPDPGNTSWVNVDAATLRGGEISASYAANNLQLRLGFGSTRGSDDVTGEDLSNIPADTFNADLRYQFTRQDILTGLRFIHAREQSRIDVPELDPNTQFDAYSVVDLYAHWRPQGFDALRIDFNVNNLGDRFYQRAWDQLPQAGREVIISAVYSF, encoded by the coding sequence ATGCTCAGCACTGGCACCTTCTCCCACGACACCTCCCACGCGACCGTCCACTCCAGGCTAAAAGCCAACAATCCCGCGACGCATCTGCTCCCGCGCTGCATCGCCGTGGCCGTGGCGCTTGCAAGCAGCGCCGCCGCCCTCGCCACAGATTCTGGCGAGGCGACCGCCAAGGAAGACAGAGAAGCCGGACTGGAAGTCGTCACGGTCACGGCTACCCGCCTTGACAGCAATCTGGACGATGTCGCGCGAAGCATTGCCACTCTGAATCGCATGGATATCGAAAGCTTTCAGGCCCAGTCCGTGGCGCAAACCCTGCTCTACGAGCCCAATATCAGTGTCGCAGGCGGTCCCCGGGCGGCCAACCAGGCGCTGAACATCCGAGGACTCACGGGCAACAAAGTCCTGCAGACCGTGGATGGGGCGCGCCAGAGTTTTGAATCCGGTCATCGCCCGGGCTACTTCTTGGATCCCGAGTTGCTCGCCTCCGTGGAAGCGGTGCGTGGACCCGTATCCAGTCTCTGGGGCTCCGGCGCCCTGGGCGGGGTAGTGGCCCAGCGCACGCTGCGCGCCGATGACTTTCTGGCCGAAGAGCAATCTATGGGGGGATTCCTCAAAAGCGGCTATAACAGCAACAACAGTCAGCAAACCACCACCGCCGCCCTCCTCGGCCGCCAGGGTGGCAGCGATTGGCTGCTATCGGGCTATGTTCGGGACAGTGACGACGTCACCCTGGGCAATGGGGAACGACTCGAAGGCTCGGCGGCTGACACCCGCGGCGTCCTCGCAAAATTCCGTCAAAGCCTGGGTGACAATCACAGCTTGGAACTCATCTACCGCGGCGCCGAGTTCGATGGCGCCGTGCCGTCTAACGGTACCGCCCCCATCAACGCCAGCAGTAACTTTCTGTTACAGCGGGAGCAAGAAACCCATAACGGCAGCCTCGAGTACCGCTACAGCCACCCCAGCGACATGCTCGACACGCAGGTGCTCCTCTACACAAACCGCGTTTCCATGGATGAGCGCCGCCTCAGCGATGGTCGGGACGACAACACGGAACTCAACACCGTGGGCATCAACCTCAGCACCCGCGCCACCATCGGCGGCGCTGAGCTCCTCTTTGGCATTGATGCCTATGAGGAGTCCTTTGACGCCCGGCGCAGCGGTCTGAACCGACCGGAGCCCCCTCAGGCCGACACCGAGGTATGGAGCGCCTACAGCATGGCGCAGGTGCCCCTTGGTCAATCCTGGCGTCTCGATCTGGGTGTGCGCTATGACGACTTTCAAACCCGTGCGGACAATCTCAACAGCGAGCGCAGCGACGATGCCCTGTCACCCTCGGCCGCCCTGCGCTTTAGCCCCAGTGACAGCCTCAGCATCACCCTTCGCCACGACCGGGCGTTTCGCGCACCGAGCGCCGAGGAGCTCTATAGCAGCGGCACCCACTTCTGCATGGGCCCGGGGTTTTGCAACAGCTTTACCCCCAACCCGGATCTCGATGCCGAAACCGCGGCCAATACGGAATTGCTCGCCACGCTCGAACTCCCCGGCTTCCGCTCGGGCCACCGCCTGAATCTCTCCGCGAGTGTCTTCGAAAACAAAGTCGATGACTTTATTGAGCAAATTGTCCGCGGCCCCAGCTTTATGGGTCGACCCGATCCGGGTAACACCAGCTGGGTCAATGTCGATGCCGCGACCCTGCGCGGGGGTGAAATTTCCGCAAGCTATGCCGCCAACAATCTGCAGCTACGCCTTGGCTTCGGTTCCACCCGCGGCAGCGACGATGTCACCGGCGAGGACCTATCCAACATTCCCGCGGACACCTTCAATGCTGACCTGCGCTACCAGTTCACCCGACAAGACATCCTCACGGGACTTCGCTTTATTCACGCGCGAGAACAATCTCGCATCGATGTTCCTGAGCTTGATCCCAACACGCAGTTCGATGCCTACAGCGTTGTCGACCTCTATGCCCACTGGCGTCCCCAAGGCTTTGATGCCCTGCGCATTGACTTCAACGTCAACAATCTCGGGGACCGCTTTTACCAGCGCGCCTGGGACCAGCTTCCCCAGGCAGGTCGCGAAGTGATCATTTCAGCCGTTTACAGCTTTTAG
- a CDS encoding S1C family serine protease, translating to MIYRVTQYCYLLLLSLLLSGGSAAEELPDLLERLTPSVVGVGAAYPLRAPTGGRPPRRLLGTGFVVESEGKSYVVTNAHVIPTDLDSDGREQLAVFSGRGKLSQQRFARLLKNDAQHDLAVLAYEGDRLPAMTLATDDRVRPGERVAFTGFPIGAVLGLYPITHEGIVSAITPVARPADQGRYLDAVQMSRLRKPFDVYQLDAIAYPGNSGSAVYRVATGEVIGVMNSVFVKESRETLLSAPSGIAYAIPVSHLRTLLDEN from the coding sequence TTGATTTATCGCGTCACACAATATTGCTACCTTTTACTGCTGTCCCTCCTGTTATCGGGCGGCAGCGCTGCAGAGGAGCTTCCCGATCTCCTTGAGCGCCTCACCCCCTCGGTGGTGGGCGTGGGAGCGGCCTACCCGTTGCGTGCCCCCACCGGGGGGCGCCCACCGCGGCGGCTCCTGGGGACAGGCTTTGTGGTGGAGTCGGAGGGTAAGAGCTACGTGGTGACCAACGCCCATGTCATTCCCACGGATTTGGACAGCGATGGCCGTGAGCAGCTGGCGGTGTTCAGTGGTCGTGGCAAGCTGTCCCAACAGCGCTTTGCCCGACTCCTGAAAAACGACGCCCAGCACGACCTGGCAGTGCTTGCCTATGAGGGTGATCGCCTGCCGGCTATGACCCTTGCTACGGATGACCGCGTGCGCCCCGGCGAGCGCGTGGCTTTTACGGGCTTCCCCATCGGCGCGGTGCTGGGACTCTATCCCATCACGCACGAGGGGATTGTCTCGGCGATCACGCCGGTGGCCCGGCCTGCCGATCAGGGCAGGTACCTGGATGCCGTGCAAATGAGTCGCCTGCGCAAACCCTTTGATGTTTATCAGCTTGATGCCATTGCCTATCCGGGTAATAGCGGCTCGGCGGTGTATCGCGTGGCCACGGGTGAGGTCATTGGCGTGATGAACAGCGTTTTCGTCAAGGAGAGCCGTGAGACCTTGCTCTCGGCGCCGTCGGGGATTGCTTATGCAATTCCCGTGAGCCATTTACGAACGTTATTGGACGAGAACTAG
- a CDS encoding ChuX/HutX family heme-like substrate-binding protein has translation MTSPITQHDFLAPEDTLPLLEHLPSLGPVTCIVLHGGCVFEFSGEFPRGQRSEGHLNLMNNGSGFHGHLALAKLHRVRFQDKPHRGRPSYAFVFEDPQAQCLFKVFLGRDAQGEVLAHQLAFFQLLQIQGSLIAQEEKEL, from the coding sequence ATGACCAGTCCGATAACACAACATGATTTTTTAGCCCCCGAAGACACGCTTCCTCTTTTAGAGCATCTGCCGTCCCTGGGACCCGTCACCTGCATCGTTTTACACGGCGGCTGTGTCTTTGAGTTCAGCGGGGAGTTTCCCCGGGGGCAGCGCAGTGAGGGCCACCTGAATCTCATGAACAACGGCAGCGGTTTCCATGGGCATCTTGCCCTTGCAAAGCTACACCGCGTGAGATTTCAGGATAAGCCGCACCGGGGTCGCCCAAGCTACGCCTTCGTCTTTGAAGACCCACAGGCGCAGTGCCTGTTCAAGGTGTTTCTGGGACGGGATGCCCAAGGGGAGGTTCTGGCCCATCAGCTGGCGTTTTTTCAACTGCTGCAGATCCAGGGATCACTCATAGCACAGGAGGAAAAGGAACTATGA
- a CDS encoding FecCD family ABC transporter permease, which produces MLAALLVAGGLSLTSGAVSLPFGAALLALPDVVFGLGMSSLEGYEKAVMLELRLPRSLLAVVVGGLLAQCGAVMQGLFRNPLADPGVIGVSAGAALGATLAIFFLPNAQQSIVLPLAAFAGGFVTSMLVYSLALDARGTSVVLLLLAGVAISALSGGAIALLSYLSDDERLRDIAFWQMGSLARADDVLLGVLALAAVAVALRFQGRARALNALLLGESEARHLGIPVEWLKLELIVLVALGVGLAVSACGLIGFVGLVVPHMLRMLCGPDYRVLLPLSALGGALLLIAADSASRVVIAPAELPVGIVTALIGAPFFMMLLLQMRGRGL; this is translated from the coding sequence TTGCTAGCTGCACTCCTGGTGGCCGGCGGTTTGTCCTTAACCTCCGGTGCTGTGTCCCTGCCCTTTGGCGCGGCTCTTCTGGCGCTACCCGATGTCGTGTTTGGCCTGGGCATGAGTTCTCTGGAGGGCTACGAAAAAGCCGTGATGCTCGAGTTGCGGCTGCCCCGCAGCTTGCTGGCAGTCGTGGTGGGGGGGCTCCTCGCCCAGTGCGGCGCGGTGATGCAGGGGCTGTTTCGTAACCCTCTGGCGGATCCCGGCGTGATTGGTGTCTCCGCGGGCGCTGCTCTGGGTGCGACCCTGGCGATCTTTTTCCTACCCAATGCCCAGCAATCCATAGTCTTACCCCTCGCGGCATTCGCGGGTGGCTTCGTCACCAGCATGCTGGTCTATTCCCTGGCTCTCGATGCCCGGGGCACCTCCGTGGTCTTGCTCCTCCTCGCCGGCGTCGCAATCTCGGCCCTGTCCGGCGGGGCTATCGCACTTCTGAGTTATCTGTCCGACGACGAGCGTCTGCGGGATATCGCGTTCTGGCAGATGGGTTCCCTGGCGCGGGCCGACGATGTGTTGCTCGGCGTTCTGGCCCTTGCGGCAGTGGCGGTGGCTCTGCGTTTTCAAGGGCGTGCCAGAGCGCTGAACGCACTGCTTTTGGGGGAGTCCGAAGCTCGTCACCTGGGCATTCCCGTGGAGTGGTTGAAGCTCGAGCTCATTGTCCTGGTCGCCCTGGGTGTGGGACTCGCCGTATCCGCCTGCGGGCTTATCGGGTTTGTGGGTCTTGTGGTGCCGCATATGCTGCGCATGCTCTGTGGACCCGATTACCGGGTGCTACTGCCCCTGTCGGCCCTCGGGGGCGCTTTGCTGCTCATTGCCGCCGACAGCGCGTCGCGCGTAGTCATCGCCCCGGCGGAGCTGCCCGTGGGTATTGTGACGGCACTCATTGGCGCGCCGTTTTTTATGATGCTGTTGCTGCAGATGCGAGGGCGCGGACTGTGA
- a CDS encoding pyridoxamine 5'-phosphate oxidase family protein → MKNTALQSRLAEEVLGFIGQRKTLQLATLGEDGVPYASYAPFAVADDRLYVVLSDIAVHGLNLLANPRASVLIIEDEDSAEEYFARVRVNYQVRATQLKTESDAGNMALNHLEKRFGERPRRLSELADFRLFSLAPVQGRYVKGFGRAYTLSGGTLGGENIEHLREGHRPRVPATA, encoded by the coding sequence ATGAAAAACACCGCTCTACAGAGCCGCCTGGCGGAAGAGGTATTGGGCTTTATAGGACAACGGAAGACACTGCAATTGGCGACCCTCGGGGAGGATGGTGTGCCCTATGCCTCCTATGCACCCTTTGCAGTCGCTGACGATCGCCTGTACGTGGTGTTGTCAGATATTGCGGTGCACGGCCTGAATCTTCTTGCGAATCCCAGAGCCTCGGTATTAATCATCGAGGACGAGGATAGTGCCGAAGAATACTTTGCCCGGGTTCGCGTGAACTATCAGGTACGCGCCACGCAGTTGAAAACTGAGTCCGATGCGGGAAACATGGCTTTGAACCATCTTGAGAAAAGATTTGGCGAGCGGCCCCGACGCCTCAGCGAACTGGCGGACTTTCGATTGTTTTCCCTCGCGCCTGTACAGGGGCGTTACGTCAAAGGCTTTGGGCGTGCCTATACCTTGAGTGGGGGCACCCTGGGCGGCGAGAACATTGAGCACCTTCGCGAGGGCCATCGCCCCCGGGTCCCTGCAACCGCTTAA
- a CDS encoding heme/hemin ABC transporter substrate-binding protein: MPDIASPFFARSRELSRSLFCRSTALTLPIAVMTLLLLPVTAYAEASTQRVTSTDAAITEIVVALGALDRLVAVDDTSDLPPEGAILPRLGYHRALSAEGLLAQRADLVLASEHAGPERALAPLAAASVALVRLPVAHSVDGLKANIRVISEALDLQEAGRQLLAQIDQQAAVISRHSSLSARRAVLLRESNGELRVAGEGSAGNALLQLLGANNAVDYNGYRTFTAEGLLALNPEVLLIADETLPAAAQWLSGYPLLRYSQAARDQAVVSVDSRALVGGLSLKALSEAERILRATTAPQQVSHP, encoded by the coding sequence ATGCCCGATATCGCATCCCCATTTTTTGCACGATCGCGTGAGCTTTCGCGGAGTCTTTTCTGCCGCAGCACCGCACTTACCCTACCCATTGCGGTGATGACGCTGCTGCTCTTGCCGGTGACGGCCTACGCGGAGGCGTCGACCCAGCGCGTGACTAGCACCGATGCCGCAATTACCGAGATTGTTGTTGCGCTGGGGGCGCTGGATCGACTGGTGGCTGTTGATGACACCAGTGACCTTCCCCCGGAAGGGGCGATTCTCCCGCGTCTTGGCTACCACCGGGCGCTCAGTGCGGAAGGTTTACTCGCCCAGCGTGCGGATCTGGTATTGGCCTCGGAGCATGCAGGGCCGGAGCGAGCCCTGGCACCCCTGGCAGCCGCGTCCGTGGCGCTGGTGCGCTTACCCGTTGCCCATAGTGTCGACGGACTCAAAGCTAACATCCGCGTGATTTCTGAGGCTCTGGACTTGCAGGAAGCGGGCCGGCAGTTGCTGGCGCAGATCGACCAGCAGGCCGCCGTTATCTCCCGGCACTCTTCGCTCTCTGCCCGGCGTGCGGTGCTGCTGCGCGAAAGTAATGGCGAGCTCCGCGTCGCCGGAGAAGGGTCAGCGGGCAATGCGCTTCTTCAGTTACTCGGCGCCAACAATGCCGTGGACTACAACGGGTATCGAACCTTCACCGCCGAGGGTCTGCTGGCCCTGAACCCCGAGGTTCTGCTCATAGCCGACGAAACCCTACCGGCGGCTGCGCAGTGGCTGAGCGGCTATCCACTGCTCCGTTACTCTCAGGCGGCCCGAGATCAGGCGGTGGTGAGCGTGGATAGCCGAGCCCTGGTAGGCGGATTGAGCCTCAAGGCCTTGTCCGAGGCGGAGCGCATACTACGAGCCACAACCGCTCCCCAGCAGGTTTCTCATCCGTGA
- a CDS encoding O-acetylhomoserine aminocarboxypropyltransferase/cysteine synthase family protein, giving the protein MKPETIALHAGYEGDRGNTRAATTPIYQTTSFTFDDTQHGADLFNLAVPGNIYSRIMNPTNGVLEERLAQLEGGVGALSVASGMAAIRYAIEAITEAGNNIVSTSQLYGGTYNLFAHTFPRQGIEVRFAEADDFDAVAALIDDNTRALFCESIGNPAGNVVDIQRWADIAHAAGVPLIVDNTVATPILCRVFDHGADIAVHSLTKYIGGHGTTIGGAIVDSGKFDWAAQPERFAVMNTPDPSYHGVVYTEALGPAAFIGRCRVVPLRNTGAALAPHSAFLIMQGLETLALRMERHCDNAEKVADYLLGHPAVKKVNYATLSDSPYVETCKKICGGRASGIISFELEGGHEAGARFIDALQLILRLVNIGDAKSLACHPASTTHRQLNAEELASAGVSESMVRLSIGIEHVDDIIADLEQALAASAG; this is encoded by the coding sequence ATGAAACCCGAGACGATTGCCCTGCACGCAGGCTATGAGGGCGACCGCGGCAACACCCGCGCCGCGACGACCCCCATCTATCAGACCACCTCCTTTACCTTCGATGACACGCAGCACGGTGCGGATTTGTTCAATCTGGCGGTGCCGGGAAATATCTACAGTCGCATTATGAATCCCACCAACGGCGTGCTCGAAGAGCGTCTCGCCCAGTTGGAGGGGGGTGTCGGAGCCCTCAGTGTGGCTTCCGGTATGGCGGCGATCCGTTATGCCATCGAGGCCATCACCGAGGCGGGGAACAATATCGTGAGTACCTCGCAGCTCTATGGAGGCACCTACAATCTGTTCGCGCACACCTTCCCGCGGCAGGGCATTGAGGTGCGCTTTGCCGAAGCGGACGATTTTGACGCCGTGGCGGCGCTCATCGACGACAACACCCGGGCGCTTTTTTGCGAGTCCATCGGCAACCCCGCGGGGAATGTCGTGGATATTCAGCGCTGGGCGGACATTGCCCACGCCGCGGGCGTGCCTCTGATCGTGGATAACACCGTTGCCACGCCGATCCTCTGCCGCGTATTTGATCACGGTGCCGATATCGCCGTGCACTCCCTGACCAAATACATCGGCGGCCATGGCACCACCATTGGCGGTGCCATCGTGGATTCGGGCAAATTCGATTGGGCGGCGCAGCCCGAGCGCTTTGCGGTGATGAACACGCCGGATCCCTCCTATCACGGCGTGGTGTACACCGAAGCCCTGGGCCCGGCGGCGTTTATCGGACGCTGCCGCGTGGTGCCCCTGCGTAACACGGGCGCTGCCCTGGCGCCTCACAGCGCCTTTTTGATCATGCAGGGCCTCGAGACCCTGGCGTTGCGCATGGAGCGCCACTGCGACAATGCCGAAAAAGTCGCCGATTACCTCCTGGGTCATCCAGCGGTCAAAAAGGTCAATTACGCGACCCTGTCCGACAGTCCCTATGTGGAGACCTGTAAAAAGATCTGCGGCGGTCGCGCCTCGGGGATCATCAGCTTTGAGCTCGAAGGCGGGCATGAGGCGGGGGCGCGGTTTATCGACGCCCTGCAGTTGATTCTGCGCCTGGTTAATATCGGCGATGCCAAATCCCTGGCCTGTCATCCCGCAAGCACGACGCACCGGCAGCTCAATGCTGAAGAGCTGGCCTCGGCGGGGGTCAGCGAGAGCATGGTGCGTCTGTCCATCGGCATCGAGCACGTGGATGACATCATCGCGGATCTTGAACAGGCACTGGCTGCCAGCGCCGGCTAG
- a CDS encoding DUF6268 family outer membrane beta-barrel protein, whose product MQDTVTAFENSEIVFQRSSSNAPFIPIAYTSARSYGEATVDSALTGQALNFEQQGASAAAGVPFLVSERDAVIVGAYLSSNRFKTDNEQIDDFRVDSVGLPIGWFRQVNPQWQAAAFVMPVGHRSTQQDSNWTLQTMGGVFARYTQNETLWWAFGLFGDDSPNDSYLIPYLGASWVINPRWTLSAIMPWPAVVYAPTPDWMFRLGASPSGAAWSLQPVNNEVAISLDAWDFGLSAERRIHKNLWLEARTGVGGLRGIRFNSDDSQLEDLDISVGASGFFALSLKLRPGFLP is encoded by the coding sequence GTGCAGGACACGGTCACGGCCTTTGAGAACAGCGAGATTGTTTTTCAACGCAGCAGCTCCAACGCCCCCTTCATCCCCATCGCCTACACCAGCGCCCGCAGCTATGGCGAGGCTACCGTTGACAGCGCCCTCACGGGACAAGCCCTGAACTTCGAACAGCAGGGCGCGTCCGCAGCGGCGGGCGTCCCCTTTCTGGTGAGTGAGCGCGATGCGGTGATTGTCGGCGCCTATCTCAGCAGCAATCGTTTTAAAACGGACAACGAGCAGATTGATGACTTTCGCGTGGACTCCGTGGGCCTGCCCATTGGCTGGTTCCGGCAGGTCAACCCCCAATGGCAGGCCGCAGCCTTTGTCATGCCCGTGGGTCATCGCAGTACCCAGCAGGACTCGAACTGGACGTTGCAGACCATGGGCGGCGTCTTCGCCCGGTACACGCAAAACGAAACCCTGTGGTGGGCATTTGGTCTGTTTGGTGATGACAGCCCCAACGACAGCTACCTCATCCCCTATTTAGGTGCCAGCTGGGTAATCAATCCGCGCTGGACCTTGAGCGCCATCATGCCCTGGCCGGCCGTAGTGTATGCGCCGACCCCGGACTGGATGTTCCGTCTCGGCGCGTCGCCATCGGGCGCGGCCTGGAGCCTGCAGCCCGTGAACAACGAAGTGGCGATAAGCCTCGATGCCTGGGACTTCGGCTTAAGCGCCGAACGCCGAATCCACAAAAACCTCTGGCTGGAAGCGCGCACCGGTGTGGGCGGCCTGCGCGGCATTCGTTTTAACAGCGACGACAGCCAGCTGGAGGACCTGGACATCAGCGTGGGCGCCAGCGGCTTCTTTGCCCTCTCTCTCAAACTGCGCCCGGGCTTTCTCCCCTAG
- a CDS encoding ATP-binding cassette domain-containing protein produces the protein MTLRVIDLQARRGGFALTVPSWEAMAGEFQALLGANGAGKSSFFAALAGDIRCRGTVALQGRNIREWTAAERARNVAVLAQQSHIPFAFTAQEVVALGLTPLSVDWREGQRRVRRSMDRCDCEHLADRSYPALSGGERQRVNLARVLLQLSESQGPPVLLLDEPTSAQDLGHQHGMLRMLRDLALNDGYAVVAVLHDLNHALRYAGRCALLADGKLVASGPVRSVLSADRVEQFWGYRPRLGHLGGEPVLL, from the coding sequence GTGACTCTCCGGGTGATCGATCTGCAGGCGCGTCGGGGCGGGTTTGCTCTCACGGTGCCGAGCTGGGAGGCAATGGCGGGAGAGTTTCAGGCGCTTTTAGGCGCCAATGGTGCAGGAAAAAGTAGTTTCTTTGCTGCCCTGGCAGGGGATATACGTTGCCGCGGCACCGTTGCCTTGCAGGGCCGAAACATCAGGGAGTGGACGGCCGCGGAGCGGGCGCGCAACGTCGCGGTCCTGGCTCAGCAGTCCCATATCCCCTTTGCATTTACAGCGCAGGAGGTGGTGGCCCTCGGTCTTACGCCTCTCAGCGTGGATTGGCGCGAAGGGCAGCGTCGCGTGCGCCGGTCCATGGATCGTTGCGACTGCGAGCACCTTGCGGACCGCTCTTACCCCGCCTTATCCGGGGGTGAGCGTCAGCGCGTGAATCTTGCCCGGGTGCTGCTGCAGCTCAGTGAATCCCAGGGTCCGCCGGTGCTCCTCCTCGATGAACCCACCTCGGCCCAGGATCTGGGGCATCAGCATGGGATGTTGCGGATGCTCCGGGACCTCGCCCTCAATGACGGATACGCGGTCGTTGCGGTGCTTCATGACCTCAATCATGCCCTGCGCTACGCCGGTCGATGCGCCCTGCTCGCCGATGGCAAGCTCGTGGCATCGGGGCCTGTGCGCTCAGTGCTGAGTGCCGACCGGGTAGAGCAGTTCTGGGGTTACCGGCCCCGCCTTGGGCATCTGGGAGGTGAGCCGGTTCTCCTTTGA